Proteins encoded by one window of Enterococcus saccharolyticus subsp. saccharolyticus:
- a CDS encoding NAD(P)-dependent oxidoreductase: MKLIFYNVSEEERPFIQKWSFVNQIPVQMVAEGISSENIALVKGCDGICLYPSVEMRQNETIYKRLSDYGIRQLSIKSTGVDGVNFDWATKYKLTVTNVPGYSPTSVGHFAIMSIMLLLRNVPTLTHESTQRKTAIGRELQDVTVGVLGTGRIGCVVAEGIHALGGHVLASSSRQNPQLNGIARYVSFEELVKQSDVLSIHIPLNDRSLYQFSEEVFAMMKPNACLVNTARGKIIDTNAMVAWLASGKAGGVALDAIENEEKYFNDDWKKNPFYTQLSQFPNVFLTPHIAFHTELAVKEITETALNNAKEILQKGESMNKISV, from the coding sequence ATGAAGTTAATTTTTTACAATGTAAGTGAAGAGGAACGACCATTTATTCAAAAATGGTCGTTCGTTAATCAAATTCCTGTTCAAATGGTTGCAGAAGGAATCTCTAGTGAAAATATTGCACTTGTCAAAGGATGCGATGGTATTTGTCTGTATCCCAGTGTGGAAATGCGACAAAATGAAACGATTTATAAACGTTTGAGTGATTATGGCATTCGACAATTGTCCATTAAATCAACAGGGGTTGATGGTGTCAATTTTGACTGGGCAACGAAATATAAGCTAACAGTCACCAATGTTCCGGGATATAGCCCTACTTCGGTTGGTCATTTTGCGATTATGTCAATTATGTTGCTATTGCGTAATGTGCCGACACTGACGCACGAAAGTACCCAACGAAAAACAGCTATTGGTCGTGAATTACAAGATGTGACCGTTGGGGTTTTAGGAACGGGTCGGATTGGCTGTGTCGTTGCAGAGGGCATTCACGCTTTAGGTGGTCATGTGCTTGCTTCCAGCTCACGTCAAAATCCTCAATTAAATGGTATTGCTCGATATGTTTCTTTTGAAGAATTGGTCAAACAATCGGATGTTTTATCGATTCATATTCCGTTAAACGATCGCTCGTTGTACCAATTTTCAGAAGAGGTGTTTGCAATGATGAAACCAAATGCCTGTTTAGTGAATACGGCACGTGGCAAAATCATTGATACAAATGCTATGGTTGCTTGGTTAGCCTCAGGGAAAGCAGGCGGTGTGGCACTAGATGCAATTGAAAATGAAGAAAAATATTTCAATGATGATTGGAAGAAGAACCCCTTTTATACGCAATTAAGTCAATTTCCAAATGTGTTCTTAACACCACACATTGCTTTTCATACCGAATTGGCTGTAAAAGAAATTACGGAAACAGCATTGAATAATGCCAAAGAAATTTTACAGAAAGGAGAGTCAATGAACAAAATATCCGTTTAA
- a CDS encoding PLP-dependent aminotransferase family protein, translated as MNYRFANRMLGMQTSPLRENAKKNMEESEVISFAYGFPPTEAFPMETLQEISQKIYTEVDPQLLLQYGATEGYPVLRELIKERLATINHIENDEEVMVVSGSTQAMDVAVKVLCNEGDIVLCEEMTFSGAVNAIRGYGAVPQAVPMKIEEESIDLEVLEEMLRMDIHHRIKMLYLIPTFQNPLGTSIPLEKRQAIYDIAQKYDVVIFEDDPYGDLLYEGDPIPKIKEMDTDGRVIYAGSFSKILAPSTRLGFVMAPDELLEKLILAKQVSDSHSNFYWQVMLAEFMQHYNFEAHVDFLKALYKENLTAMMDGLDRLPSEKISYIKPTGGYFICCKLTDTIDMKKFYQYLEEDKVVVIPGNIMSVKGAGYDHYIRLNFTKPTVEEIITGIERLGKAVDKADMKEIYRAS; from the coding sequence ATGAATTATCGTTTTGCAAATCGCATGTTAGGGATGCAGACATCCCCTTTAAGAGAAAATGCCAAGAAAAATATGGAAGAGTCAGAAGTGATTTCTTTTGCCTATGGTTTTCCGCCAACTGAAGCTTTTCCAATGGAGACGTTGCAAGAAATTTCCCAAAAAATTTACACTGAAGTCGATCCGCAATTGCTTTTACAATATGGCGCAACGGAAGGTTATCCAGTATTGCGTGAATTAATTAAAGAGCGATTGGCGACAATCAATCATATCGAGAACGACGAAGAGGTGATGGTGGTTTCTGGTTCGACACAAGCGATGGATGTCGCAGTGAAAGTGTTGTGTAACGAAGGAGACATTGTGTTATGTGAAGAGATGACTTTTTCAGGTGCGGTCAATGCTATTAGAGGTTACGGAGCCGTTCCACAAGCGGTGCCGATGAAAATAGAGGAAGAGTCTATTGATTTAGAAGTATTAGAAGAAATGTTACGTATGGATATTCATCACCGGATTAAAATGTTGTATTTGATTCCTACGTTTCAAAATCCTTTAGGAACATCGATTCCTTTAGAAAAACGTCAAGCAATTTATGACATTGCACAGAAATATGATGTAGTTATTTTTGAAGATGATCCATACGGTGATTTGTTATATGAAGGTGATCCGATTCCTAAAATCAAAGAAATGGATACAGATGGCAGAGTCATTTATGCCGGTTCATTTTCGAAAATTTTAGCACCTAGTACGCGGTTAGGTTTCGTTATGGCACCGGATGAATTGTTAGAAAAATTGATTTTAGCCAAACAAGTCTCAGATTCACACAGTAATTTTTATTGGCAAGTCATGCTAGCGGAATTTATGCAGCATTATAATTTTGAAGCGCATGTTGATTTCTTAAAAGCGTTGTATAAAGAAAATTTAACGGCGATGATGGATGGCTTAGATCGTTTACCATCAGAAAAAATTAGTTATATCAAACCAACAGGCGGTTATTTTATCTGTTGCAAGTTAACCGATACGATTGATATGAAAAAATTCTATCAGTATTTAGAAGAAGACAAAGTGGTTGTCATTCCTGGAAATATTATGAGTGTGAAGGGCGCAGGGTATGACCACTATATCCGTTTAAACTTTACAAAACCAACTGTCGAAGAAATTATTACAGGAATTGAACGACTAGGAAAAGCGGTTGATAAAGCTGATATGAAGGAAATTTATCGCGCGAGTTGA
- a CDS encoding MerR family transcriptional regulator: MNISEVATRYNLTPATLRYYEKQGLLPPITRNASGRRVYTTADLNWIEFIKCMRDSGLSIESLAKYTDLYQKGDYTLKERQDILLIEYEKLLEKQQQINTTVSKLEKKIKNYDKKIVQHQQQIVEKTDDRGVENHVSLSKN; the protein is encoded by the coding sequence ATGAATATTTCAGAGGTAGCTACGCGTTACAATTTAACACCGGCAACATTACGGTATTATGAAAAACAAGGGTTGTTGCCGCCGATTACGCGCAACGCATCTGGAAGACGGGTGTATACTACGGCGGATTTAAATTGGATTGAATTTATTAAATGTATGCGTGACTCGGGATTATCGATTGAATCGTTAGCGAAGTATACAGACTTATATCAAAAAGGCGACTATACTTTGAAAGAACGGCAAGATATTCTATTAATTGAATATGAAAAATTACTTGAAAAGCAGCAACAAATCAATACAACTGTCTCAAAACTGGAAAAGAAAATAAAAAATTATGATAAAAAAATAGTACAGCATCAGCAACAAATTGTAGAGAAAACAGATGATAGAGGAGTAGAAAATCATGTATCTCTTTCAAAAAATTGA
- a CDS encoding aldo/keto reductase, protein MKYVKLGNTGMDVSRICLGAMSFGDPENWLHKWVLEEEESRTIIKRALDLGINFFDTANVYSLGRSEEILGKALKDYANRDEIVLATKVHQKMFDGPNGQGLSRKAILSQIDQSLQRLQTDYVDLYIIHRWDYDTPIEETMAALHDVVKAGKARYIGASAMYAYQFQKANNIAEKNGWTKFVSMQNHLNLIYREEEREMIPYCVDQGIALTPYSPLASGKLVKPFSETSLRRETDVVQKAKYGETADKDRVIIERVAEIATNHAVSRVEVALAWLLQKENLAAPIIGATKLSHVETAVKAVEFKLTKEEVVYLEEEYVPHKIVGFS, encoded by the coding sequence ATGAAATATGTCAAATTAGGCAATACAGGAATGGATGTTTCAAGAATTTGTTTAGGTGCAATGAGCTTTGGTGATCCTGAAAATTGGTTGCATAAATGGGTTTTAGAAGAAGAAGAAAGTCGGACGATTATTAAACGTGCGCTTGATTTAGGCATTAATTTTTTCGACACAGCCAATGTTTATTCATTAGGTCGTAGTGAAGAAATTTTAGGGAAAGCTTTAAAAGACTATGCCAACCGCGATGAAATCGTCTTAGCAACCAAGGTTCATCAAAAAATGTTTGATGGACCTAATGGACAAGGATTATCAAGAAAAGCTATTTTGTCTCAAATTGATCAGAGTTTACAACGGCTACAAACGGATTATGTTGATTTATACATCATTCATCGTTGGGATTATGACACACCAATTGAAGAAACAATGGCTGCATTACATGATGTCGTTAAAGCTGGCAAAGCTCGCTATATTGGTGCATCCGCGATGTACGCTTATCAATTTCAAAAAGCAAATAACATTGCTGAAAAAAATGGTTGGACAAAATTTGTTTCGATGCAGAATCATTTGAATTTAATTTACCGAGAAGAAGAGCGAGAAATGATTCCTTATTGTGTCGATCAAGGGATTGCATTAACGCCATATAGTCCGCTTGCTTCTGGCAAATTAGTGAAGCCTTTTTCAGAGACATCTTTACGAAGAGAAACAGATGTTGTCCAAAAAGCAAAATACGGTGAAACCGCAGATAAAGATCGAGTGATTATCGAACGAGTTGCGGAGATTGCTACAAACCACGCAGTGAGCCGCGTAGAAGTGGCACTAGCCTGGTTATTACAAAAGGAAAATCTAGCGGCGCCGATTATTGGTGCAACCAAATTAAGTCATGTGGAAACAGCAGTGAAAGCTGTTGAGTTTAAATTGACAAAAGAAGAAGTCGTTTATTTAGAAGAGGAATATGTTCCACATAAAATTGTTGGTTTTTCATAA
- a CDS encoding DNA alkylation repair protein — translation MATNLKDIYSNEFLTTFSQKVTKIYPHFANEQFILAVLDETWEDLSVRARAKHIATTLGLFLPAKYDEALDILFQLTETCQGFAYLFFPDFVTIYGKNETDWELSMTALETFTSASSSEFAIRPFLLMDSKRTMKQLTQWALHPNEHLRRLASEGCRPRLPWAEALPMFKENPQPVLDLLELLKDDSSLYVRKSVANNLNDISKDHPELVLNLAENWLGTNEKTNWIVRRACRTLIKDTHPQAMRLFGYALDEQAVSKAAIGTTPTTITIGETCELDYTVHLSTKQATQVRIEYGIDFVKANGKTSRKKFLLSDKKIQGEYCWTGTRTHKCANLTTRRHYPGKHVIVLLVNGVKVAQTALELR, via the coding sequence ATGGCAACCAATTTAAAAGATATTTATTCCAACGAATTTTTAACTACTTTTAGTCAAAAAGTAACAAAGATCTATCCGCATTTTGCAAACGAACAATTTATTCTAGCCGTTTTAGATGAGACGTGGGAAGACTTATCGGTTCGTGCACGCGCCAAACATATTGCCACAACATTAGGATTGTTTTTACCAGCCAAATATGACGAAGCTTTAGATATTTTGTTTCAACTCACTGAGACCTGTCAAGGATTTGCTTATCTCTTCTTTCCCGATTTTGTCACGATTTACGGGAAAAACGAAACCGACTGGGAATTGTCAATGACGGCTCTCGAAACGTTTACTTCAGCTTCTTCTTCAGAATTTGCTATCCGCCCCTTTTTATTAATGGATTCCAAACGAACGATGAAACAACTGACACAATGGGCATTGCATCCCAATGAACATCTCCGTCGCTTAGCAAGTGAAGGCTGTCGTCCAAGACTCCCTTGGGCGGAAGCATTGCCTATGTTCAAAGAAAATCCACAACCCGTCTTGGACCTTTTAGAATTGCTGAAAGATGATTCTTCGTTGTATGTCCGTAAAAGTGTGGCCAATAATTTGAATGATATTTCAAAAGATCATCCGGAACTTGTCCTAAATTTAGCAGAAAATTGGTTAGGTACCAATGAAAAGACCAATTGGATTGTTCGTCGTGCCTGTCGTACACTAATCAAAGATACCCATCCACAAGCGATGCGCTTATTTGGATATGCATTAGACGAACAAGCAGTTAGCAAAGCTGCGATTGGCACAACGCCTACTACAATAACGATTGGTGAAACATGCGAACTTGACTATACCGTGCATCTTTCCACCAAACAAGCAACGCAAGTTCGTATCGAATATGGCATTGATTTTGTCAAAGCCAATGGAAAAACAAGTCGCAAAAAATTTCTTTTATCTGATAAAAAAATACAAGGCGAATACTGTTGGACAGGTACACGTACACACAAATGTGCCAATTTGACCACACGACGCCACTATCCAGGAAAACATGTGATTGTGCTGTTAGTCAATGGCGTCAAAGTAGCACAGACAGCGTTGGAATTAAGATAG
- a CDS encoding aldo/keto reductase, which translates to MEELQIGLVAYSPLGRGFLTGKLTREAISSDNDNRADLPRFTAEAFQANQVILDLLQKIATEKNATIAQISLAWVLAQKDWIVPIPGTTKSQRVNENIGSTAISFSQNELSEINQAVEQLEIVGERYNQEQSKRIGK; encoded by the coding sequence TTGGAGGAATTGCAAATTGGTTTAGTTGCATATAGTCCTTTAGGAAGAGGGTTTCTTACAGGGAAATTGACTAGAGAAGCTATTTCTTCTGATAATGATAATCGTGCTGACTTGCCAAGATTTACAGCAGAAGCGTTTCAAGCAAATCAAGTCATACTAGACTTATTACAAAAAATTGCTACTGAAAAAAATGCGACGATTGCTCAAATATCGCTGGCGTGGGTGTTGGCACAAAAGGATTGGATTGTTCCAATCCCAGGAACAACCAAAAGTCAACGAGTGAATGAAAATATTGGTTCGACAGCAATTTCTTTTTCTCAAAACGAATTAAGTGAGATTAACCAAGCCGTTGAGCAGTTAGAAATTGTAGGCGAACGTTATAATCAAGAACAAAGTAAGCGCATTGGCAAATAA
- a CDS encoding amino acid ABC transporter permease gives MSFDFSTMLRSLQVASQYIGTTLFMAIVSLVIGMVLGLGIALIRLYKVKILSPIFQTIITLLKGVPIVLIILGMYLVASKQFDGWAESFGWSLRFKDFHMIWIAIVALSILATINSSEIFRGAFASIKKGQLDAAHSIGLSPFQTIQRVLLPQAIPVSLPMFSNLLINLIKASALGSMVSVVDVFAAAKITAQQNYRFLEAYIAVAIVYWAMSFVIEKGTGFLEERMTRKLRRSVT, from the coding sequence ATGAGTTTTGATTTTAGTACGATGCTTCGATCATTGCAAGTTGCCAGTCAATATATTGGTACCACACTATTTATGGCAATCGTATCTCTAGTCATTGGGATGGTCTTAGGGCTAGGCATTGCGCTGATTCGATTATATAAAGTGAAAATATTGTCACCTATTTTTCAAACAATCATCACGCTTTTAAAAGGAGTCCCCATTGTTTTGATTATTTTAGGGATGTATCTTGTCGCCTCAAAACAATTTGATGGTTGGGCAGAATCATTCGGATGGTCTTTACGCTTTAAAGACTTCCATATGATTTGGATTGCGATTGTTGCATTGAGTATCTTAGCAACAATTAATAGTAGTGAAATCTTTCGTGGTGCGTTTGCATCCATAAAAAAAGGGCAACTTGATGCAGCGCATTCGATTGGTTTATCTCCTTTTCAAACCATTCAGCGTGTTTTGCTCCCCCAAGCAATTCCGGTCTCTTTGCCGATGTTTAGTAACTTATTAATCAATTTAATTAAAGCATCGGCATTGGGATCTATGGTTAGTGTTGTAGACGTCTTTGCAGCAGCGAAGATTACTGCGCAACAAAATTATCGTTTTTTAGAAGCATATATTGCGGTAGCGATTGTCTACTGGGCAATGAGTTTTGTCATTGAAAAAGGAACCGGATTTTTAGAAGAACGAATGACACGTAAATTAAGGAGGTCGGTCACATGA
- a CDS encoding CapA family protein produces the protein MNRATRRKYRILTVAGLLIALVISCMFTIVMVMRHTKEVSAKNAAKSEAVEKKQKEKIKPLTEPLLDLEEKEQTKSTPAKEGEFVLRSVGDLLIHETVSYMADTSNPLYQSAMASLKTDGIDVDTLAAGNETKASETEQVNYDFSPMLAQIAPFTEYADATIANLEVITAYPELPISGYPQFNAPSSLLNNIKNIGVDIVSNGTNHTLDWFSEGALTSIEHIREAGLMYSGSYASEKDQQTPRIIDENGIKLGFLTYSYGTNGIPVDPGKEYTISLVDVEKMVADVTKLKEEVDAVVVTLQLGQEYETLPDDNQRYVFEMLSEAGVKLILGGHPHVLQPMDWYNGKETFAIYSQASFLTGQVNIENKQGGITEVTFKRQEDGEVMVTNPKFMPLFILGVENEKMYEVVPYADYQKYTIPQGAEWWGMLQERMTTYTDDFDYVTHLETARTKEAKDKHR, from the coding sequence ATGAATAGAGCGACAAGAAGAAAATATCGTATTTTGACAGTGGCTGGTTTGTTAATCGCATTAGTCATATCTTGCATGTTCACGATTGTCATGGTGATGCGCCACACAAAAGAAGTATCTGCTAAAAATGCAGCGAAATCTGAAGCAGTTGAAAAGAAACAAAAGGAAAAAATCAAACCGTTAACTGAACCGTTACTTGACTTAGAAGAAAAAGAACAAACAAAGAGCACTCCAGCAAAAGAGGGCGAGTTTGTCTTACGCTCTGTTGGCGACTTATTAATCCATGAAACAGTCTCCTATATGGCAGATACAAGTAACCCATTGTATCAATCTGCGATGGCATCATTAAAGACTGATGGAATTGATGTGGATACTTTAGCAGCAGGGAATGAAACAAAAGCGAGTGAAACAGAACAAGTGAATTATGATTTTTCTCCAATGTTGGCACAAATTGCGCCGTTTACAGAATATGCAGATGCAACGATTGCGAATCTAGAAGTAATTACAGCCTATCCAGAATTACCTATTTCAGGTTATCCGCAATTTAATGCGCCGAGTTCACTATTAAATAATATCAAAAACATTGGGGTTGATATTGTTAGTAATGGCACGAATCATACCCTTGATTGGTTTAGCGAAGGGGCGCTTACGTCTATTGAACATATTCGTGAAGCAGGATTGATGTATTCTGGTAGTTACGCGAGTGAAAAAGACCAACAAACACCACGAATTATTGATGAAAATGGGATTAAGTTAGGTTTTTTAACGTACTCTTATGGTACGAATGGGATTCCAGTGGATCCAGGGAAAGAATACACGATTAGTTTGGTGGATGTAGAAAAAATGGTTGCGGATGTGACCAAACTTAAAGAAGAAGTCGACGCTGTTGTGGTGACATTGCAATTAGGGCAGGAATATGAAACCTTACCAGATGATAATCAACGCTATGTTTTTGAGATGTTAAGCGAAGCTGGTGTAAAATTAATTTTAGGTGGACACCCGCATGTGTTACAACCAATGGATTGGTACAATGGCAAAGAGACATTTGCGATTTATTCTCAAGCGAGCTTTTTAACGGGACAAGTCAATATCGAAAACAAACAAGGTGGGATTACGGAAGTTACTTTTAAACGCCAAGAAGATGGTGAAGTGATGGTAACGAATCCTAAGTTTATGCCGCTATTTATTTTAGGCGTTGAAAATGAAAAAATGTATGAAGTTGTTCCGTATGCAGATTATCAAAAATATACTATTCCTCAAGGTGCAGAATGGTGGGGAATGCTTCAAGAACGAATGACGACTTACACAGATGATTTTGATTACGTGACTCATTTAGAAACAGCACGTACGAAAGAAGCGAAAGACAAACATCGTTAA
- a CDS encoding amino acid ABC transporter permease, with the protein MTSFFSWNLVVEYFPNILSALPVTLMIVAIATLVGLLFGGVIAFIRIENIPVLSQLGAIFVSFIRGTPILVQLYVVYYGVPMLLQLIQIDVSSWNKIIFIYITYGLNTAAFQSETIRAAILSVPATQKEASIACGLTKYQMYTRVIFPQVVRVALPAFGTTTIALLQDTSLAFTIGVIDVVGKARAIGAVTFHTLEGYVGAAIIFIVLSMILERVFALLERNMSFEQKRTIHVSLPKLLLFKRKKTELI; encoded by the coding sequence ATGACGAGCTTTTTTAGTTGGAATTTGGTAGTCGAATATTTTCCTAATATTCTCAGTGCACTACCAGTTACGCTAATGATTGTGGCAATCGCGACATTGGTGGGTTTGCTCTTTGGAGGGGTGATAGCATTCATTCGTATTGAAAACATTCCCGTTCTTAGTCAATTAGGCGCAATTTTTGTTTCATTTATTCGAGGCACGCCGATTCTTGTTCAATTGTATGTCGTTTATTACGGTGTACCGATGTTACTACAATTGATTCAAATTGATGTCAGTTCGTGGAATAAAATTATTTTTATTTACATTACGTATGGATTGAATACCGCTGCTTTCCAATCGGAGACCATCCGAGCCGCAATTTTAAGCGTCCCAGCGACACAAAAAGAGGCAAGTATTGCTTGTGGGTTAACCAAATATCAAATGTACACACGAGTCATTTTTCCTCAAGTCGTTCGCGTTGCCTTGCCTGCATTTGGTACAACGACAATTGCATTATTACAAGATACGTCCCTCGCATTTACCATCGGTGTTATTGATGTCGTCGGTAAAGCACGAGCAATTGGCGCTGTGACGTTCCATACATTAGAAGGATATGTTGGTGCCGCAATTATTTTCATTGTACTAAGCATGATTCTTGAACGCGTGTTTGCTTTATTGGAACGCAATATGAGTTTTGAGCAAAAGCGAACGATACATGTCTCATTACCAAAATTACTTTTATTTAAACGAAAAAAAACGGAATTGATTTAA
- a CDS encoding transporter substrate-binding domain-containing protein, producing the protein MKKSKWVTSGLLTATLFLLGACGGNSAASEEKGTTVKVGTGNDALPYAYLNENGELDGYDVAVLKAIDEKLTDYSFVLEGADFPTTLSNLESKKVDIAAYEYEINDERQEKFIYGDVGYSVWDTYIIFDPDKGETYDTFDDLAGKKIYVTTATNQAVMAEKYLSEHPDAFELIYGEYNNEQIVQALTSGAVDATLGPQYQLDNWNESFSTSLEKGSDPVHNSNAFLLFNKKADEKLIEAVNTSLQELIDDGTVKKLSEQYLKGDYVPK; encoded by the coding sequence ATGAAAAAATCAAAATGGGTGACTAGTGGATTATTAACAGCAACACTATTTTTATTAGGGGCTTGTGGAGGAAATTCTGCTGCAAGTGAAGAAAAAGGAACTACAGTGAAAGTAGGAACTGGTAATGATGCCCTTCCTTATGCTTATTTAAATGAAAATGGCGAATTAGATGGTTATGATGTTGCAGTGTTAAAAGCAATTGATGAAAAGTTAACGGATTATAGCTTTGTTTTAGAAGGAGCTGATTTTCCAACGACATTATCAAACTTAGAAAGTAAAAAAGTTGATATTGCGGCATATGAATATGAAATAAATGACGAACGTCAAGAAAAATTTATCTATGGCGATGTCGGATACTCTGTATGGGATACGTATATTATTTTTGATCCAGACAAAGGCGAAACTTATGATACTTTTGATGATTTAGCTGGTAAAAAAATCTATGTGACGACTGCCACGAACCAAGCAGTCATGGCTGAAAAATATTTATCTGAGCATCCCGATGCCTTTGAATTGATTTATGGCGAATACAACAATGAACAAATTGTACAGGCGTTGACTTCCGGGGCAGTTGATGCCACGTTAGGTCCGCAATATCAGTTAGATAATTGGAATGAATCGTTTAGTACATCATTAGAAAAAGGGAGCGATCCAGTTCACAACTCAAATGCCTTTCTATTGTTTAACAAAAAAGCCGATGAAAAATTAATTGAAGCAGTCAATACAAGTTTACAAGAATTAATTGATGATGGAACAGTTAAAAAACTTTCTGAGCAATACTTAAAAGGAGATTACGTTCCTAAATAA
- a CDS encoding amino acid ABC transporter ATP-binding protein, with protein sequence MITMEIRNIHKRFGSNEVLKGIDMDIKKGEVVVLLGPSGSGKTTFLRCLNFLEHADQGTLMLGGVKTTIETATKKEILQHQRKTAMVFQNYALFLNKTAKENIALPMVLAQKKSPEEAEKIALKLLEQVGLADRADFYPSQMSGGQQQRIGIARALALNPEIILFDEPTSALDPELVGQTLHLMQEIAKTGATMVLVTHEMQFAYDVADKVIFMENGHIVEQGTPKEVFEQTKEERTKDFLARFTSQLAG encoded by the coding sequence ATGATTACCATGGAGATACGTAATATTCATAAACGCTTTGGCTCAAATGAAGTGTTAAAAGGCATTGATATGGATATCAAAAAAGGGGAAGTAGTCGTGTTATTAGGGCCGAGTGGTTCGGGGAAAACCACCTTTTTGCGATGTTTAAACTTTTTAGAACATGCCGATCAAGGAACGTTGATGTTAGGTGGTGTAAAAACAACTATTGAAACAGCCACGAAAAAAGAAATTTTACAGCATCAACGAAAAACGGCGATGGTTTTCCAAAATTACGCATTATTTTTAAATAAAACGGCAAAAGAGAATATTGCTCTGCCGATGGTTTTAGCACAAAAAAAATCACCAGAAGAAGCAGAAAAGATTGCCTTAAAACTTTTGGAACAAGTAGGACTAGCTGATCGGGCTGATTTTTATCCTAGTCAAATGTCAGGTGGGCAACAACAACGAATCGGGATTGCACGAGCATTAGCGTTAAATCCAGAAATTATCTTGTTTGATGAACCAACCTCTGCGCTGGACCCAGAATTAGTTGGACAAACCTTACATTTAATGCAAGAAATTGCCAAAACAGGAGCGACGATGGTATTGGTTACCCATGAAATGCAATTTGCTTATGATGTCGCAGATAAAGTCATTTTTATGGAAAATGGTCATATTGTCGAGCAAGGCACACCAAAAGAAGTCTTTGAACAAACGAAAGAGGAGCGAACCAAAGATTTTCTCGCTCGTTTTACAAGTCAATTAGCTGGGTAG